The Hippoglossus hippoglossus isolate fHipHip1 chromosome 19, fHipHip1.pri, whole genome shotgun sequence genome has a segment encoding these proteins:
- the cenpt gene encoding centromere protein T produces MDLTEDLSARVLLKNILSTETPRTPITRSASKELSPSRTRSSSRLSRRDAGAHTPQDILRRSLKHKMRESITRKSLPTTTRRTASAGPRKMQTPAPTSMLFDEGDTPRHMLRNILLTEPVRSPVVHEKAASEEPQLPSADSSISSKRPSIELSGLDLPDLTFGNAASIAKGLSRKRPHRSLNVTAFEKRLKGASDVGEESDVSISDHSSLSLTSSTSLGLKTPFVDMRTERRGLQRRVANRRKITEEEFGAGVNKWHMGDDHDQPQDLNMTTYSEGFHLGLSVLSEPDISTDIVNCNTALYTEPNSMMSSSSIGQDKGESRDMEPTEGGVAAEPQSEECVSEDQSEKVVDTAEEVEMKSTSESQHSEEEENRVEAQTEEEGATDSQTEGNAASRSHSEEEEVAPDSQTEGEEDVVDSQPEEDVAARSEEEEEEVAPDSQTEEEKDVVDSQPEEDVAARSEEEEEEVAPDSQTEEEKDVVDSQPEEDVAARSEEEEVAPDSQTEEEEDVVDSQPEEDVAARSESEEEEVAPESQTEEEEGAVDSPSEEDVEAGSQSEAAADEEEYQSDQEDPAANSQSEEDKSVVEDEQEEEEEEEEEGEQASELLEHISRRVQRSQGGLIMPVAGAGGDLPDATEEGWSEGKAHAAIEPSESSHPHSEMPDVGESSTRGQNDDSESETESDAGKENPPLPLELTNDIVDGDHLSDAASEEEAAAMDPAEPEEEWEDEDGEENEDFRCETPAFVKEKRNFFHLDPQASPSVLKNIQTSSTSGTSEALPAAKPKQVQRRKRAPAKKNTTLPKSYLMNAFRHFAKAKVSADVYPVLDEVMDKFFERLADDLETYAGHAKRKTIEVEDVVLLLKRQGHVNDKVPVEVLIEKYLRMEQRKLLIPIATSGNVVIPKKQI; encoded by the exons ATGGATCTGACGGAGGATTTGTCTGCTCGGGTCCTGCTGAAGAACATCCTCAGCACCGAGACCCCCAGGACCCCCATCACCCGCAg TGCCTCCAAAGAATTGAGCCCCAGCAGGACCCGAAGCAGCAGTAGACTGAGCAGGAGAGATGCTGGAGCCCACACCCCACAGGACATCCTGAGGCGCAGCTTGAAACATAAAATGCGTGAG AGTATAACCAGGAAGTCCTTGCCCACCACTACAAGGAGGACCGCCTCGGCCGGGCCCCGGAAGATGCAGACCCCCGCCCCAACCTCAATGCTGTTTGATGAGGGAGACACACCGAGACACATGCTCAGGAACATCCTGCTGACAG AGCCGGTGAGGTCCCCGGTGGTTCATGAAAAAGCTGCGTCAGAAGAGCCACAGCTGCCTTCAGCCGACTCCAGCATTAGCAGCAAGCGTCCCAG tATTGAGCTCTCAGGGCTGGATCTGCCTGATTTAACTTTTGGCAACGCGGCAAGCATCGCAAAGGGGCTGAGCAGAAAGAGGCCCCACCGAAGCCTTAACGTAACGGCTTTTGAAAAACGACTTAAAGGCGCAAGTG ATGTTGGAGAAGAAAGTGACGTTTCGATAAGTGATCATTCATCACTTTCCTTAACGAG CTCCACTTCTTTGGGTTTGAAAACCCCCTTCGTAGACATGCGGACTGAGAGAAGGGGTCTGCAGAGGAGAGTGGCCAACCGTAGAAAAATCACAGAAGAAGAATTCGGTGCTGGTGTAAATAAATGGCATATGGGAGACGATCATG ACCAACCACAGGATCTGAATATGACCACCTACTCTGAGGGCTTCCACCTGGGCCTTAGTGTTCTCAGTGAACCTGATATCTCAACAGATATCGTCAACTGTAACACAGCCCTCTACACAGAACCTAATTCCATGATGTCCAGCTCGTCCATCGGACAGGACAAAGGGGAGTCGAGAGACATGGAGC CAACCGAGGGAGGGGTTGCAGCAGAACCTCAGAGTGAAGAATGTGTTTCTGAGGATCAGTCAGAGAAAGTTGTGGATACAGCTGAAGAGGTGGAGATGAAGAGTACATCTGAAAGTCAAcactctgaggaagaggagaacagagtTGAAGctcaaacagaggaggaaggtgcaACTGATTCTCAGACTGAAGGGAATGCTGCAAGCAGGTCTCattctgaggaagaggaggttgcACCTGACTCTCAaactgaaggagaagaagatgtAGTGGATTCTCAGCCTGAAGAGGATGTTGCAGCCAggtctgaggaagaggaagaggaggttgcACCTGACTCTCAaactgaggaagaaaaagatgTAGTGGATTCTCAGCCTGAAGAGGATGTTGCAGCCAggtctgaggaagaggaagaggaggttgcACCTGACTCTCAaactgaggaagaaaaagatgTAGTGGATTCTCAGCCTGAAGAGGATGTTGCAGCCAggtctgaggaagaggaggttgcACCCGACTCTCAaactgaggaagaagaagatgtaGTGGATTCTCAGCCTGAAGAGGATGTTGCAGCCAGGTCTgagtctgaggaagaggaggttgcACCTGAGTCTCAaactgaggaagaagaaggggCCGTTGATTCTCCGTCTGAGGAGGATGTTGAAGCCGGGTCTCAGTCGGAGGCAGCGGCTGATGAAGAGGAATATCAAAGTGACCAAGAAGATCCTGCAGCCAATTCTCAATCTGAGGAAGACAAGTCTGTGGTTGAAGatgagcaagaggaggaggaggaagaagaagaagaaggtgagcAGGCCTCAGAACTGCTGGAGCACATCAGTCGAAGGGTTCAGCGCTCGCAGGGCGGCCTCATTATGCCGGTTGCAGGAGCAGGGGGAGATTTGCCAGATGCAACAGAAGAAG GATGGAGTGAGGGCAAAGCGCACGCTGCTATAGAGCCGAGCGAGAGCAGCCACCCTCATTCTGAGATGCCTGACGTGGGTGAGTCTTCAACCCGAGGACAGAATGACGATTCTGAGTCAGAGACGGAGTCTGATGCTGGTAAAGAaaaccctcctcttcctctggagcTGACGAATGATATTGTAGATGGCGACCACCTGAGTGATGCTGCATCTGAAGAAGAGGCCGCTGCTATGGACCCTGCTGAACCGGAAGAAGAGTGggaggatgaagatggagaagagaacgagg ACTTCAGGTGCGAGACCCCAGCCtttgtgaaagagaaaaggaactTTTTCCACCTGGACCCTCAGGCCTCGCCTTCTGTTCTGAAGAATATTCAAACCAG TTCCACCAGTGGTACAAGTGAAGCTTTACCAGCAGCTAAACCAAAGCAGGTGCAGCGGAGGAAGAGAGCCCCagccaagaaaaacacaaccctTCCTAAGAGCTACCTGATGAACGCGTTCAGACACTTTGCTAAAGCAAAGGTCTCTGCAGATGTGTACCCTGTCCTCGATGAAGT AATGGATAAATTCTTTGAGCGGCTGGCGGACGACCTGGAGACGTATGCAGGTCATGCAAAGAGAAAAACCATAGAGGTCGAggatgttgtgctgctgctgaaaag GCAGGGTCATGTGAATGACAAGGTGCCGGTGGAAGTGCTCATTGAGAAATATCTTCGGATGGAGCAGCGCAAGCTCTTGATCCCCATCGCGACGAGTGGAAATGTTGTCATCCCtaaaaaacagatttga
- the ndufa4 gene encoding cytochrome c oxidase subunit NDUFA4 — MSVFSLVAKQLRSHPALIPLFIFIGGGVAMSATYLARLALKNPDVTWDHKNNPEPWNNLGPNHQYKLFAVNMDYSKLKKDRPDF, encoded by the exons ATGTCTGTGTTCAGCCTCGTCGCCAAACAGCTCCGGAGCCACCCGGct CTGATccccctcttcatcttcatcggCGGTGGCGTAGCCATGAGTGCCACCTACCTGGCTCGGCTGGCTCTGAAAAACCCAGATGTCAC ATGGGATCATAAGAACAACCCTGAGCCCTGGAACAATCTGGGGCCCAACCACCAGTACAAA cttTTCGCAGTTAACATGGACTACTCCAAGCTGAAGAAGGACAGGCCTGATTTCTAA
- the LOC117752726 gene encoding protein FAM117A-like isoform X2 codes for MSGRSGAPQPPGAAVRPQPLKATVPYQLTGKPRSHHRDGKTAGNTKLHQLSSGMRRTMSLDAIIGPYLQGHWPKEPEGQSSLSVKDKSTQTPDSWSDGSQSRRGSSSGSSHKRSASWSSDEHLREIAKLKQQLQQRNRPALSGGHDKNSQRGYPQRSCSLGTTQTQSIPIPLAPLSTLVPRLRCSVEGLNQELEGMFICQPLHPQHRLLEVPDGHRAPVPPLSCSSGSQSDPTTTTLSSSSPSPCSSPSYISSSPPNSEEAPVDLHQGSTDSAEMCLLSPFSSQNEADLSLPLLISSSPGPNKSFCFQREPPEGCEKVLVWEETSTRSQSKHTLISSCPDPNKVNFTPHGGSAFCPVSLLKPLLPSMDLLFRSLAISPAGICSNQGTISCQAGSSDNPSAALDPPAAATATVGESSGQGLAF; via the exons ATGTCCGGCCGAAGCGGGGCTCCACAGCCCCCGGGGGCAGCTGTGCGCCCGCAGCCCCTCAAGGCCACCGTCCCCTACCAGCTGACCGGCAAACCCCGGTCCCACCACCGGGACGGCAA gacagctGGAAACACCAAACTGCACCAGCTGAGCTCTGGCATGAGGCGGACCATGTCCCTGGACGCCATCATCGGGCCGTACCTGCAGGGACACTGGCCCAAAGAACCAGAGGGACAGAGCAGCCTCTCGGTCAAAGACAAATCCACTCAG ACACCAGACTCATGGTCGGATGGCTCTCAGAGCcggagaggcagcagcagcggcagcagccacAAGCGATCAGCATCATGGAGCAGTGATGAACATCTGCGGGAG ATTGCTAAACTaaaacaacagctgcagcagcgcaACAGACCTGCGCTCTCAGGGGGACATGACAAAAACTCACAGCGAGGGTATCCTCAGAGGAGCTGTAGCCTAGGAACTACCCAG ACTCAGTCAATTCCCATCCCCCTCGCTCCCTTGTCTACGCTGGTCCCTCGACTGCGCTGCAGCGTGGAGGGCCTCAACCAGGAGCTGGAGGGCATGTTCATCTGCCAGCCTCTGCATCCCCAGCACAGG cTCCTTGAGGTTCCTGATGGTCACCGGGCTCCGGTCCCTCccctgagctgcagcagtggttcCCAGAGTGACCCCACCACCACAACCCTAtcctcatcctccccctccccctgctcctctcccagctacatctcctcctccccacccAACTCTGAAGAGGCCCCGGTGGACCTGCACCAAG GTTCCACAGACAGCGCAGAGATGTGCCTCCTGTCTCCGTTCTCCTCCCAGAACGAGGCGGACCTCTCCCTGCCGCTGCTGATCTCCTCGTCTCCAGGACCCAACAAAAGTTTCTGCTTCCAGCGAGAACCTCCTGAAGGCTGCGAAAAGGTCCTAGTCTGGGAGGAGACCAG CACTCGGAGCCAATCAAAGCACaccctcatctcctcctgccCGGACCCCAACAAGGTCAACTTCACCCCCCACGGGGGCTCGGCCTTCTGCCCCGTCAGCCTCCTGAAGCCCCTGCTCCCCTCCATGGACCTGTTGTTCCGCAGCCTGGCCATCTCCCCGGCAGGCATCTGCTCAAACCAGGGTACGATTTCCTGTCAGGCGGGGTCCTCTGACAACCCTTCTGCTGCTTTagatcctcctgctgctgccactgccaccGTGGGAGAGAGCTCTGGTCAGGGCCTCGCTTTCTGA
- the LOC117752727 gene encoding RUN domain-containing protein 3A-like, translating to MATGDVSKKASVRNVAVERKNLITVCRFSVKTLLEKYTAEPIDDSSEEFINFAAILEHILSHRFKGSGNWFDGQRSYWDYVRLACAKVPHSCISSIESMENISTSRAKGRAWVRVALMEKRLSEYIVTALRDSRTTRRLYAEGAIMLREEATVLTGMLIGLGAIDFSFCLKGEALDGKSAAVIDYTPYLKFTQSYDYQSDDDDQHSVDSSTSDDSVPDHPYVPLVTDQESWSTKCRKMEQRFKIVNAQKGYLEELVRLRESQLKNTELENKRLKIRLEEIQSQSHLEKKELEAIVLELQEQLTSLIPCDSNHLAKNLSIPLINQWPALQPYNNQENVKLFRRRSFPSTELLSVELSLDSDSQRMGKQNGDWCTEKDYTPSMMGLCGSLASIPSCKSLTSLKSTECLVNISTENSPALSPS from the exons ATGGCCACGGGAGATGTGTCGAAGAAAGCGTCGGTGAGGAACGTGGCGGTGGAGAGAAAGAACCTCATCACCGTGTGCAG ATTCTCAGTAAAGACGCTGTTGGAGAAATACACAGCCGAGCCCATCGATGATTCATCCGAGGAGTTCATCAATTTCGCCGCCATCCTCGAGCACATCCTCAGCCACCGATTCAAAG GCTCTGGCAACTGGTTCGATGGACAGAGGAGTTACTGGGACTACGTTCGCCTGGCATGTGCCAAAGTCCCCCACAGCTGCATCAGCAGCATCGAGAGCATGGAAAACATCAGCACCTCACGAGCCAAG ggcCGAGCCTGGGTGAGAGTCGCCCTGATGGAGAAGAGACTGTCTGAATACATCGTTACTGCTCTGAGGGACAGCAGAACAACCAG GAGGTTATACGCAGAAGGAGCCATCATGTTGAGGGAGGAAGCCACAGTTCTTACGGGGATGCTCATAGGTCTCGGAGCCATAGACTTCAG TTTCTGTCTGAAGGGGGAGGCCTTGGACGGAAAATCTGCAGCAGTGATCGATTACACACCGTACTTGAAATTCACACAAAG CTACGACTACCAGAGTGATGATGACGATCAGCACAGTGTCGACAGCAGCACGAGCGATGACAGCGTCCCCGATCACCCCTACGTCCCCCTGGTCACTGACCAGGAGAGCTGGAGCACAAAGTGTCgcaagatggagcagaggttCAAGATTGTCAACGCTCAGAAG GGTTACCTGGAGGAGCTTGTGCGCCTGCGTGAGTCCCAGCTGAAGAACACGGAGTTGGAGAACAAGAGGCTGAAGATCCGGCTGGAGGAGATACAGAGCCAGAGCCATCTGGaaaagaaggagctggaggccatcgtcctggagcttcaggagcagcT GACAAGCTTGATTCCATGTGATTCCAATCATCTGGCCAAAAACCTCTCGATACCCCTGATCAACCAGTGGCCGGCACTCCAGCCGTACAACAACCAAGAGAACGTCAAGCTGTTCCGCAG gaggagcttCCCCAGCACGGAGCTGCTGTCAGTGGAGCTCAGCCTGGATTCAGACTCTCAGAGGATGGGGAAACAGAACGGAGATTGGTGCACAG AAAAGGACTACACCCCCTCCATGATGGGCCTGTGTGGGTCCTTGGCCTCGATCCCGAGCTGCAAGTCTCTAACAAGCCTCAAGTCCACTGAGTGCCTGGTTAACAtcagcacagaaaacagtccTGCGCTCTCTCCCAGCTAG
- the LOC117752726 gene encoding protein FAM117A-like isoform X1, whose amino-acid sequence MSGRSGAPQPPGAAVRPQPLKATVPYQLTGKPRSHHRDGKSAGNTKLHQLSSGMRRTMSLDAIIGPYLQGHWPKEPEGQSSLSVKDKSTQTPDSWSDGSQSRRGSSSGSSHKRSASWSSDEHLREIAKLKQQLQQRNRPALSGGHDKNSQRGYPQRSCSLGTTQTQSIPIPLAPLSTLVPRLRCSVEGLNQELEGMFICQPLHPQHRLLEVPDGHRAPVPPLSCSSGSQSDPTTTTLSSSSPSPCSSPSYISSSPPNSEEAPVDLHQGSTDSAEMCLLSPFSSQNEADLSLPLLISSSPGPNKSFCFQREPPEGCEKVLVWEETSTRSQSKHTLISSCPDPNKVNFTPHGGSAFCPVSLLKPLLPSMDLLFRSLAISPAGICSNQGTISCQAGSSDNPSAALDPPAAATATVGESSGQGLAF is encoded by the exons ATGTCCGGCCGAAGCGGGGCTCCACAGCCCCCGGGGGCAGCTGTGCGCCCGCAGCCCCTCAAGGCCACCGTCCCCTACCAGCTGACCGGCAAACCCCGGTCCCACCACCGGGACGGCAAGTCCG ctGGAAACACCAAACTGCACCAGCTGAGCTCTGGCATGAGGCGGACCATGTCCCTGGACGCCATCATCGGGCCGTACCTGCAGGGACACTGGCCCAAAGAACCAGAGGGACAGAGCAGCCTCTCGGTCAAAGACAAATCCACTCAG ACACCAGACTCATGGTCGGATGGCTCTCAGAGCcggagaggcagcagcagcggcagcagccacAAGCGATCAGCATCATGGAGCAGTGATGAACATCTGCGGGAG ATTGCTAAACTaaaacaacagctgcagcagcgcaACAGACCTGCGCTCTCAGGGGGACATGACAAAAACTCACAGCGAGGGTATCCTCAGAGGAGCTGTAGCCTAGGAACTACCCAG ACTCAGTCAATTCCCATCCCCCTCGCTCCCTTGTCTACGCTGGTCCCTCGACTGCGCTGCAGCGTGGAGGGCCTCAACCAGGAGCTGGAGGGCATGTTCATCTGCCAGCCTCTGCATCCCCAGCACAGG cTCCTTGAGGTTCCTGATGGTCACCGGGCTCCGGTCCCTCccctgagctgcagcagtggttcCCAGAGTGACCCCACCACCACAACCCTAtcctcatcctccccctccccctgctcctctcccagctacatctcctcctccccacccAACTCTGAAGAGGCCCCGGTGGACCTGCACCAAG GTTCCACAGACAGCGCAGAGATGTGCCTCCTGTCTCCGTTCTCCTCCCAGAACGAGGCGGACCTCTCCCTGCCGCTGCTGATCTCCTCGTCTCCAGGACCCAACAAAAGTTTCTGCTTCCAGCGAGAACCTCCTGAAGGCTGCGAAAAGGTCCTAGTCTGGGAGGAGACCAG CACTCGGAGCCAATCAAAGCACaccctcatctcctcctgccCGGACCCCAACAAGGTCAACTTCACCCCCCACGGGGGCTCGGCCTTCTGCCCCGTCAGCCTCCTGAAGCCCCTGCTCCCCTCCATGGACCTGTTGTTCCGCAGCCTGGCCATCTCCCCGGCAGGCATCTGCTCAAACCAGGGTACGATTTCCTGTCAGGCGGGGTCCTCTGACAACCCTTCTGCTGCTTTagatcctcctgctgctgccactgccaccGTGGGAGAGAGCTCTGGTCAGGGCCTCGCTTTCTGA
- the pth3r gene encoding parathyroid hormone 3 receptor, with protein sequence MLCAQGIGALALFHCVITAAALIDSDDGITRDEQIYVLIGAHARCERSIQAQMAQVREGDCIPEWDGIICWPRSREGQLVSVLCPEYIYDFNHGGRAYRQCDASGNWEQVSSINRTWANYTECTTYLSSNHRRQEEKVFERLHLMYTVGYSVSLASLMVAVSILCYFKRLHCTRNYIHIHLFTSFICRAVSIFVKDAVLYSISDDSRAEPEFTAQKPNMAGCKVAVTLFLYFLASNHYWILVEGLYLHSLIFMAFLSDKNYLWALTIIGWGVPAVFVSIWVSARASLADTQCWDNSAGNLKWIYQVPILAAIVVNFLLFVNIIRVLASKLWETNTGKLDPRQQYRKLLKSTLVLMPLFGVHYMVFMALPYTDVSGLLWQVQMHYEMFFNSSQGFFVAFIYCFCNGEVQAEVKKAWLRRSLAQDLKQKTRMTSSGGGGSCYYGGMMSHTTTHSVSLSAANPRALPFTGGAVGPGGAAGGGSGVRPPRHTSLQTQTTQLGFVPGDIETSGVFARHVRTSKGNNDSKSHTVPSIQSSGAEDPENSLTLKELETIL encoded by the exons ATGTTGTGTGCACAGGGAATCGGTGCCCTCGCTCTTTTCCACTGTGTAATAACCGCGGCTGCTCTG ATCGACTCAGATGATGGCATCACGCGAGACGAGCAGATCTACGTTCTGATTGGTGCTCACGCCAGGTGTGAAAGGAGCATCCAGGCGCAGATGGCCCAGGTCAGAG AGGGCGACTGCATCCCAGAGTGGGACGGCATCATCTGCTGGCCGCGGAGCAGGGAGGGTCAGCTGGTCTCAGTGCTGTGTCCGGAGTACATCTACGACTTCAACCACGGAG GACGAGCCTACCGCCAGTGTGATGCATCGGGAAACTGGGAGCAGGTGTCCAGCATCAACCGCACGTGGGCTAACTACACAGAGTGCACCACATACCTGAGCTCCAACCACAGGAGACAAGAagag aAGGTGTTTGAGAGACTCCACCTCATGTACACCGTCGGGTACTCGGTTTCTCTCGCATCGCTGATGGTGGCCGTCTCCATCCTCTGCTACTTCAA gcGCCTCCACTGCACACGCAATTACATCCAcattcacctcttcacctccttcataTGTCGAGCAGTCAGCATTTTCGTGAAGGACGCGGTGCTCTACTCCATCTCTGATGACAGCAGGGCTGAGCCTGAGTTCACTGCACAGAAGCCAAATATG GCCGGTTGTAAAGTCGCTGTCACTCTCTTCCTGTATTTCCTGGCGTCCAATCACTACTGGATCCTGGTGGAGGGGTTGTACCTACACAGCCTCATCTTCATGGCCTTCCTCTCCGACAAGAACTACCTGTGGGCCCTCACCATCATCGGCTGGG GTGTtccagctgtgtttgtgtccatttGGGTCAGTGCACGAGCTTCGCTGGCCGACACGCA ATGTTGGGACAACAGTGCCGGAAACCTGAAGTGGATCTACCAAGTTCCCATTCTGGCAGCCATTGTT GTGAATTTCCTCTTATTTGTCAACATAATCCGAGTTCTGGCCTCTAAACTGTGGGAAACCAACACTGGTAAACTGGATCCTCGACAGCAGTACCG GAAGCTGCTCAAGTCCACATTAGTGCTCATGCCGTTGTTCGGCGTTCACTACATGGTGTTCATGGCTCTTCCCTACACTGACGTCAGTGGGCTGCTGTGGCAGGTGCAGATGCATTATGAGATGTTCTTCAACTCCTCCCAG GGCTTCTTTGTTGCATTTATCTACTGTTTCTGCAACGGGGAG GTGCAGGCGGAGGTAAAGAAGGCGTGGCTGAGACGCAGCCTCGCTCAGGACCTCAAACAGAAAACGCGGATGACCAGCAGCGGCGGTGGAGGCAGCTGTTACTACGGCGGCATGATGTCACACACCACCACGCACAGTGTCAGCTTGTCTGCCGCCAATCCCAGAGCGCTTCCCTTCACAGGAGGTGCGGTGGGAccaggtggagctgctggtggcGGGTCAGGGGTCAGGCCGCCACGCCACACCTcgctgcaaacacaaaccacCCAACTTGGATTTGTTCCAGGTGACATCGAGACCTCGGGTGTCTTTGCCAGGCACGTCAGAACCAGCAAAGGGAACAATGACTCCAAAAGTCACACGGTACCCTCGATCCAATCATCTGGAGCTGAAGATCCAGAAAACTCTTTAACTCTGAAAGAGCTGGAGACGATCTTGTGA